Proteins encoded within one genomic window of Candidatus Zixiibacteriota bacterium:
- the purN gene encoding phosphoribosylglycinamide formyltransferase yields MADTLPRVAVFVSGGGSNLQSLIDAVKAGILTAEIALVISSTKKAFGLQRAEKAGIPGRTMRPGRDESPEEYEARMLALLDEHKIDYIALAGYLKLLPLGVVRKYRHRITNIHPALLPKFGGQGMYGHHVHEAVLAAGEKESGPTVHLVDEIYDHGRILEQIRVPVKPDDTPDSLAARVLEKEHRLYPRVLQKLIKGEYDLD; encoded by the coding sequence ATGGCCGATACCTTACCGCGAGTCGCCGTCTTTGTCTCCGGCGGCGGAAGCAACCTTCAGTCATTGATCGATGCCGTCAAAGCCGGTATTCTGACTGCCGAAATCGCCCTGGTGATCTCCAGCACGAAAAAAGCGTTCGGACTTCAGCGCGCCGAGAAGGCCGGTATTCCCGGTCGAACGATGCGTCCGGGCAGGGACGAATCACCGGAGGAATACGAGGCGCGTATGCTGGCGTTGCTCGATGAGCACAAAATCGACTATATTGCTCTGGCCGGATATCTCAAGTTGCTGCCGCTCGGGGTTGTGCGTAAATATCGTCATCGCATCACCAACATTCACCCGGCTTTGCTGCCGAAATTCGGCGGTCAGGGGATGTACGGTCATCACGTCCATGAGGCGGTGCTGGCGGCCGGGGAGAAAGAGTCAGGGCCGACCGTTCATCTGGTCGATGAAATCTACGACCACGGGCGTATCCTGGAGCAGATTCGGGTTCCGGTGAAGCCGGACGACACCCCCGATTCGCTCGCTGCCCGCGTGCTCGAGAAAGAGCACAGGCTTTATCCGAGAGTTCTACAAAAGTTGATAAAAGGAGAGTATGACCTTGATTGA
- a CDS encoding alpha/beta fold hydrolase, producing MPYISNHEGIKLYLDEYLPDEPDDRPPLVFLHGFTLDRRMWREQGEFFKKTRRVIVPDARGHGESDRPVTGYSRDDRAADLLDLLDALHIEKCHLIGLSMGGSTAIGFALKHQERLASLTLVSSGAAGYAVGRKISRVDEIAREKGIEAAREKWVQVTLAYYKDDKKALSGRIEQMMRDHSGAIWADPKRGQYPSSDDLANVHKIKVPTAIFTGELDRIFIKLSRLLAEQIKGADLHVYEGVGHMVNMEAPERFNRDLSTFLDRAERV from the coding sequence ATGCCGTATATAAGCAACCACGAAGGAATCAAACTTTACCTCGATGAATATCTCCCGGACGAGCCGGACGACCGTCCGCCCCTAGTCTTTCTCCACGGCTTCACCCTCGACCGTCGTATGTGGCGCGAGCAGGGGGAGTTTTTCAAAAAGACCAGGCGCGTGATCGTGCCCGACGCCCGAGGCCACGGCGAATCGGACCGACCGGTCACCGGCTACAGCCGCGATGACCGCGCCGCCGACCTGCTCGACCTCCTCGACGCCCTCCATATCGAGAAATGCCATCTGATCGGCCTCTCCATGGGCGGCAGTACCGCGATCGGTTTCGCCCTCAAACATCAGGAGCGACTGGCTTCGCTAACCCTGGTAAGCAGCGGCGCGGCCGGGTATGCGGTCGGGAGGAAAATCTCCCGGGTCGATGAGATAGCCCGTGAGAAAGGGATCGAAGCCGCCCGTGAGAAGTGGGTGCAAGTCACCCTCGCTTACTACAAGGACGATAAAAAGGCCCTGAGTGGACGTATCGAGCAAATGATGCGAGACCATTCCGGGGCGATCTGGGCCGACCCAAAGCGCGGCCAATACCCGAGTTCAGACGATCTGGCGAACGTGCATAAGATAAAAGTCCCGACAGCGATTTTCACCGGCGAACTGGATCGGATATTCATTAAGCTGTCGCGTCTGTTGGCGGAACAGATCAAGGGAGCGGACCTGCATGTGTACGAGGGTGTCGGCCACATGGTCAACATGGAAGCCCCCGAGCGGTTTAACCGAGACCTGAGCACGTTTCTGGACAGAGCGGAGCGAGTGTAG
- a CDS encoding glutamine synthetase family protein — translation MTKTREDVLRLIDEAGIRYIRLCFTDILGKIKGMSITRSEIEQVLEEGQGFDGSSVEGFARIEESDLMAVPDPVTFRIIPWEIAGERVAMMFCDIQNPDGTPYEGDPRWVLRRNLAKLHEKGWTLNVGPEIEYFYFEDDHGTKGMDQSGYFDFDAIDFGSQVRKATVAALEAMDIPVECSHHEVAPSQHEIDLKYQEALVMADFAQVYRFLVKEVAMQNDLYATFMPKPIFGQNGSGMHCHQSIFKGDKNLFFDTKGKYSLSRMARYYVAGILRHIKEITLVTNQWVNSYKRLVPGYEAPVYISWGRRNRSSMIRVPAYRQGKEKATRIELRSPDPAANPYLAFAGMLAAGLKGIEGKYDLAEPIEENIFHMDEQAKFDLKIDTLPGSLDTAIDEFENSELARETFGLHIHNALVLNKRIEWDRYRMHVSEFEQQKYLPML, via the coding sequence GTGACTAAAACCAGGGAAGATGTGTTGAGACTGATCGATGAGGCCGGGATTCGCTATATCCGCCTCTGTTTTACCGATATCCTCGGCAAAATCAAAGGAATGTCGATCACACGCTCAGAGATCGAGCAGGTACTCGAAGAGGGTCAGGGATTTGACGGGAGTTCGGTCGAGGGGTTCGCTCGGATCGAGGAATCGGACCTGATGGCCGTTCCGGACCCAGTCACGTTCCGGATCATTCCCTGGGAGATCGCCGGCGAGCGGGTGGCGATGATGTTCTGCGACATCCAGAATCCCGACGGCACCCCGTACGAGGGTGATCCGCGCTGGGTGCTTCGCCGCAATCTTGCCAAGCTCCATGAGAAAGGCTGGACTCTGAACGTCGGTCCGGAGATCGAGTATTTCTATTTCGAGGATGACCATGGAACCAAGGGTATGGACCAGTCCGGCTATTTCGATTTCGATGCGATAGATTTCGGCTCCCAGGTGCGCAAGGCCACGGTGGCGGCGCTGGAGGCGATGGACATCCCGGTGGAGTGCTCGCACCACGAGGTCGCGCCCAGCCAGCACGAGATCGACCTGAAATACCAGGAGGCGCTGGTCATGGCCGATTTCGCCCAGGTGTATCGTTTCCTGGTAAAGGAAGTTGCCATGCAGAACGATCTGTATGCCACCTTCATGCCGAAACCGATCTTCGGTCAGAACGGCTCCGGGATGCACTGCCATCAGTCGATTTTCAAGGGGGACAAGAATCTGTTCTTCGATACCAAGGGGAAATACTCCCTGTCCCGGATGGCTCGTTATTATGTGGCCGGGATCCTTCGCCATATCAAAGAGATCACCCTTGTCACCAACCAGTGGGTGAACTCCTACAAGCGGCTCGTTCCCGGTTATGAAGCGCCGGTTTATATTTCCTGGGGGCGTCGTAATCGCTCCTCGATGATCCGTGTGCCGGCCTATCGCCAGGGCAAAGAGAAAGCCACCCGGATAGAGCTTCGTTCACCCGACCCGGCCGCCAATCCGTATCTCGCTTTCGCCGGGATGCTGGCCGCCGGACTGAAAGGGATCGAGGGAAAATACGATCTGGCGGAGCCGATTGAGGAGAACATTTTCCACATGGACGAGCAGGCCAAATTCGATCTGAAGATCGACACCCTGCCCGGCTCGCTCGATACGGCGATCGATGAGTTCGAGAACTCGGAACTGGCTCGCGAGACGTTCGGTCTGCATATCCACAACGCCTTGGTGTTGAACAAGCGGATCGAATGGGATCGTTATCGGATGCACGTCTCGGAATTCGAGCAGCAAAAGTATCTGCCGATGTTATAG
- a CDS encoding dCMP deaminase family protein, which produces MQKRSDYISWEEYFMAIAQLSAKRSKDPSTQVGACIVNSKKRIIGIGYNGFPTGCSDDILPWSREGEFLDTKYPYVCHAEMNAITNASDKSHLEGATMYVSLFPCNECAKLIVQVGIREVVFLSDKYHNQPVFQASRKIFDMAGVTYRQLVPEHVELTLRLE; this is translated from the coding sequence ATGCAGAAACGTTCCGATTACATAAGCTGGGAAGAGTACTTCATGGCAATTGCTCAGCTCTCAGCCAAGCGCTCGAAAGATCCCAGCACCCAGGTGGGAGCTTGTATCGTCAATTCGAAAAAGCGGATCATCGGGATCGGCTACAACGGTTTCCCGACCGGTTGCTCCGATGATATCCTTCCCTGGTCACGCGAAGGGGAATTCCTCGATACCAAGTACCCCTATGTCTGCCATGCCGAGATGAATGCCATCACCAATGCCTCCGATAAGTCGCACCTTGAAGGGGCCACTATGTATGTCTCGTTGTTCCCTTGCAATGAGTGCGCCAAGTTGATCGTTCAGGTAGGGATCAGGGAAGTGGTCTTTCTCTCGGACAAGTACCACAACCAGCCGGTGTTTCAGGCGTCCCGGAAAATTTTCGATATGGCCGGTGTTACATATCGACAGCTTGTTCCGGAGCATGTGGAACTGACTCTGCGACTGGAATAA
- a CDS encoding class I SAM-dependent methyltransferase translates to MPESNLIKYYCRWAPDYERIYYRDNPERRQEIDDEVVRLKKLAAGKTVLDIPCGTGYWLEFMSQTAHEITAADISAEMLREARLKKAACPVMFVQAGLESIPFEDHSFDLIALGFWLSHQPKQSYEKLFDELNRVLRPGGTIWIIDNNPPAEGNMRRLAGHDAAGNQLIKRKVPDGEEFQIIKNYFSEEDLRRVLEPFYRIERLTHKPYYWSVELRVR, encoded by the coding sequence ATGCCTGAGTCGAATTTAATCAAATACTATTGCCGGTGGGCGCCGGATTATGAGCGGATTTACTATCGTGACAATCCGGAGCGACGACAAGAGATCGACGATGAAGTCGTGCGACTCAAAAAGCTCGCCGCCGGTAAAACGGTGCTGGATATCCCCTGCGGAACCGGTTATTGGCTGGAGTTCATGTCGCAAACGGCGCACGAGATTACGGCGGCCGACATCTCTGCTGAAATGTTACGGGAAGCTCGACTTAAGAAAGCCGCGTGCCCGGTGATGTTCGTACAAGCCGGTTTGGAGAGTATTCCGTTTGAAGACCATTCGTTCGATCTGATCGCGTTGGGATTCTGGTTGTCGCATCAACCGAAGCAGAGCTACGAGAAACTCTTCGATGAGTTGAACCGAGTGTTGCGGCCGGGAGGAACGATCTGGATAATCGACAACAATCCGCCCGCGGAGGGGAATATGCGACGGCTGGCCGGACATGATGCGGCGGGGAACCAGTTGATTAAACGGAAAGTGCCGGACGGCGAAGAGTTCCAGATTATCAAGAACTACTTCTCGGAGGAAGACCTTCGGCGGGTCCTGGAGCCGTTCTATCGCATTGAGCGCCTGACGCACAAGCCTTACTACTGGTCGGTGGAACTGCGGGTGAGGTAG
- a CDS encoding flavodoxin family protein — translation MAKILAISGSPAPGASTDILLGEVATTVIETLADNNSSWRFVKLNELIFQPCQACGFAPDRGFCVLADDLTELYKDLAECDLLLFGSPLYFDTVSGQAKTFIDRCNCFRPADFDDKDPEHDFLKLLPRKRPGAMVLVGGERGWFEGARRIVAGFFKWVEVVNEGVLEYRSDNFHNRGSAAGDKQALEDARKLGRELAEKLKSDKYA, via the coding sequence TTGGCTAAAATTCTGGCGATATCCGGTTCGCCGGCGCCGGGTGCTTCGACCGATATCCTGTTGGGTGAAGTCGCAACGACTGTAATCGAAACACTGGCGGATAATAATTCCTCCTGGCGGTTCGTGAAACTTAACGAATTGATTTTTCAGCCCTGTCAGGCGTGCGGCTTCGCACCGGATCGAGGTTTTTGTGTGCTGGCTGACGATCTGACCGAGCTATACAAAGATTTGGCCGAGTGTGATCTGTTGCTGTTCGGAAGTCCGCTTTATTTCGATACGGTTTCGGGACAGGCCAAAACGTTTATCGACCGCTGTAATTGTTTCCGACCGGCCGATTTCGACGACAAGGATCCGGAACATGATTTTCTCAAGCTGTTGCCGCGTAAACGGCCGGGAGCGATGGTGCTGGTCGGCGGCGAACGCGGCTGGTTCGAGGGCGCGCGGAGAATCGTGGCCGGATTTTTCAAATGGGTTGAAGTGGTCAACGAGGGCGTGCTCGAATATCGCAGTGATAATTTTCATAACAGAGGCAGCGCCGCCGGAGACAAGCAAGCGTTGGAGGATGCCCGCAAGCTGGGTCGGGAGTTGGCCGAGAAGTTGAAAAGTGACAAATATGCCTGA
- a CDS encoding ABC-F family ATP-binding cassette domain-containing protein codes for MTLLTAEKLARRFDDQIVLDQVSFAVNSGDKIGLLGRNGCGKTTLFEIIAGKHETDAGAVHRSRDCKIDYAEQELGEYLGLTLNEYVSQGRPDILEMRAKISSAEHQLEITPHDRELLEELGSLQEKYQISGGFEFDHQVDTILQGLGFIPERHSERLQNFSGGEKNRASLARILAGNGSLMLLDEPTNHLDIESTQWLEEFLAGTNRAYIVVSHDRMFMSRVVRDVWELLHGKIEFYTGGIDRYFEERTERRRLHEHRYRHQQEHIRKVEEFIRRNMAGQKTRQAQSRLKYLSRIKRLPPPKVDEQAAKIQMASSGRSYAHILSLNDVALGYGDRIVLNDVNVDIYRGEKVGLIGRNGSGKTTLLKSLIGELSPAGGEICLGNKVDVAYFDQELTDLDPDLTVLDSIWEVDPMADGSKMRAFLARFGFTGDEPFKPVRALSGGEKTKLSLARLLYHPANFIIFDEPTNHLDMDSREALEAALIEYEGSCLIVSHDRHFLDRVVNRILHIDGGALRQYDGNYSYYMEKTRPTETATIKPVKSKEAYLSFKELSKARGRLKKDIKAAQEKIVELEAELTRLERDIEYDLPRNDWEALQAASIRKEEVEYELLGTYARLDELEETDLG; via the coding sequence ATGACACTCCTTACGGCCGAGAAACTGGCCCGCCGTTTCGATGACCAGATAGTCCTGGACCAGGTTTCTTTCGCGGTCAATTCCGGGGACAAGATCGGGTTGTTGGGTCGCAACGGCTGCGGTAAAACGACGCTGTTCGAGATAATCGCCGGAAAACATGAGACTGACGCCGGAGCCGTGCACCGTTCGCGCGATTGCAAAATTGACTATGCCGAACAGGAGTTGGGAGAATATCTCGGTCTGACCCTGAACGAGTATGTCTCACAGGGACGGCCGGACATTCTGGAGATGCGGGCGAAAATCTCCTCGGCGGAACATCAACTCGAAATTACGCCGCACGACCGGGAATTGCTGGAAGAACTGGGGAGCCTTCAGGAAAAATACCAGATATCCGGCGGATTCGAGTTCGACCATCAGGTAGACACGATTCTGCAGGGACTGGGATTTATCCCCGAGCGGCATTCCGAACGCCTGCAAAATTTCTCCGGCGGTGAAAAAAATCGGGCGTCGCTGGCGCGTATCCTCGCCGGGAACGGCAGTCTGATGTTACTCGACGAGCCAACCAACCATCTCGATATCGAATCGACTCAATGGCTCGAGGAATTTCTGGCCGGGACCAACCGTGCTTATATCGTGGTGTCGCACGACCGGATGTTCATGAGCCGGGTGGTTCGGGATGTCTGGGAGTTACTGCACGGCAAGATCGAGTTTTACACCGGCGGGATAGATCGCTATTTCGAGGAACGGACCGAACGACGACGCCTGCACGAACATCGCTACCGTCATCAGCAGGAGCATATTCGTAAGGTTGAGGAGTTTATCCGGCGCAATATGGCCGGGCAGAAAACCAGGCAGGCGCAATCGCGGCTGAAATATCTCTCGCGTATCAAACGCCTGCCGCCGCCGAAAGTCGACGAACAGGCAGCGAAAATCCAGATGGCCTCGTCCGGAAGATCCTACGCTCATATTCTGTCGCTGAACGATGTCGCGCTCGGGTACGGCGACCGGATCGTGCTCAACGACGTCAACGTTGATATCTATCGCGGCGAGAAGGTGGGACTGATCGGGCGCAATGGCTCCGGTAAAACGACGTTGCTGAAATCGCTGATCGGAGAACTATCCCCGGCCGGGGGCGAGATTTGTCTCGGCAACAAGGTGGATGTGGCATATTTCGATCAGGAGCTGACCGATCTCGATCCTGACCTGACAGTGCTCGATTCCATCTGGGAAGTTGACCCGATGGCCGATGGCAGCAAGATGCGAGCATTTCTGGCCCGGTTCGGATTTACCGGTGATGAACCGTTCAAACCGGTCCGGGCGCTCTCGGGAGGCGAAAAGACCAAGCTGTCGCTGGCGCGGCTGTTGTATCATCCGGCGAATTTCATCATCTTCGACGAGCCGACCAACCATCTCGACATGGACTCGCGCGAGGCGCTTGAAGCGGCTTTGATCGAATACGAGGGCTCCTGTTTGATCGTCAGCCACGACCGGCATTTCCTCGACCGGGTGGTCAATCGGATTCTTCATATAGACGGCGGCGCGTTGCGTCAGTACGATGGCAATTACTCTTACTACATGGAGAAGACGCGCCCGACCGAGACGGCAACGATCAAGCCGGTGAAGTCGAAAGAGGCTTATTTGAGCTTCAAAGAATTGTCCAAAGCGCGCGGGCGACTGAAGAAGGATATCAAGGCGGCACAGGAAAAGATCGTTGAGCTGGAGGCGGAGTTGACCAGGCTCGAACGGGATATCGAGTATGATCTCCCGCGTAACGACTGGGAGGCCTTGCAGGCGGCGTCGATTCGCAAAGAGGAAGTAGAGTACGAATTGCTGGGAACCTATGCTCGTCTGGATGAGCTGGAGGAGACTGACCTTGGCTAA
- a CDS encoding BatA domain-containing protein: protein MFSFLNSTVLFAAVAALIPLIIHLFSKRRVKVVEFSSLKHLKAMQRRQVRRLKIRQLLLLLLRMLIILAIVVAFARPTLQSGGVGSHASVSAVILLDNSGSMDRYVTDGNLFEIARQATGRVLETFGEADEVTLIPMAGGRDESLTPSSAALASERLEQIEIAYRPADLAATWEQASEILNNAANLNRELYLVTDRQQVNLTQEGLDSLTALDDDVRICMVDLPLESAGNLGVVGMDFGGQLLLPGRDFEINAEIQNYEGAGSTELMASLFLDGSRVAQQDVTVAGGERTPVKFTRSVSRTGLHSGYIELSDDIFAADNRCYFSFRIPEQFNVLVAGEDLSAQLIALALAPTPGLGQYWSIKQVAPGNLAGVNFSEYDMVILAGVPTLTSNYVDRIKAAVERGTGLFLTYGVGTNVERFNRDWSNITGVTIEEPAKTEVTRVGFYSLASVKSEHPIFTAFDSLDRKLPDLKFYSLPRVKAADYAETLMLFSGNRPGLVESRLGEGRVMTFTGPIDPAYSDIAGHAFFVPLVARVAEYLTARMSEFETDLKVGQRIVRAVDLHGQYELPPTMIAPDSSEYRLSVEENDGRLSVIPEPVNLPGVYRIVHMGREVDRFALNMVPSEGNLAAVDDDRLAGSLHIKKFHAVSPGATQAAITELRYGRELWQFFVWLALILMAAEMLLGRSSGAEEEA from the coding sequence ATGTTTAGTTTTCTGAATTCAACCGTCCTGTTCGCGGCCGTGGCTGCGCTTATCCCGCTGATTATTCATCTGTTCAGCAAACGGCGGGTGAAGGTGGTTGAATTTTCCTCCTTGAAACATCTCAAGGCAATGCAGCGACGGCAGGTGCGGCGACTTAAAATTCGCCAGTTGCTGTTGCTGCTGTTGCGGATGTTGATCATCCTGGCGATAGTGGTGGCCTTTGCGCGACCGACCTTGCAAAGCGGCGGAGTGGGATCGCACGCCTCGGTTTCGGCGGTGATCCTTCTGGATAATTCCGGCTCGATGGATCGCTATGTGACCGACGGCAACCTGTTCGAGATTGCCCGCCAGGCAACCGGACGGGTGTTGGAAACGTTCGGCGAAGCGGATGAAGTGACGCTGATCCCGATGGCCGGTGGTCGGGACGAGAGCCTGACACCATCGTCGGCAGCCCTGGCCTCGGAGCGATTGGAACAAATCGAAATAGCTTATCGCCCGGCTGATCTGGCGGCAACCTGGGAGCAGGCGAGTGAAATACTGAACAACGCCGCCAATCTCAATCGTGAATTATACTTGGTGACCGACCGGCAGCAGGTCAATCTGACGCAGGAGGGGTTGGATAGTCTCACAGCGCTGGATGATGATGTCCGCATCTGTATGGTGGATTTGCCGTTGGAGTCGGCGGGTAACCTGGGTGTGGTCGGCATGGATTTCGGTGGCCAGTTGCTTTTACCGGGACGGGATTTTGAAATCAATGCGGAAATCCAGAATTATGAGGGCGCCGGTTCGACCGAGTTGATGGCCTCGTTGTTTCTCGACGGGAGCCGTGTCGCGCAGCAGGATGTGACGGTGGCCGGAGGAGAGAGAACACCGGTAAAATTCACCCGCTCGGTTTCACGGACCGGTCTGCACAGTGGATATATAGAACTATCGGATGATATTTTTGCGGCCGACAATCGCTGTTATTTCAGTTTTCGTATTCCCGAGCAGTTCAACGTACTGGTGGCAGGCGAGGATCTGTCGGCGCAGCTTATCGCCCTGGCGCTCGCACCGACGCCCGGATTGGGGCAGTATTGGTCGATCAAGCAGGTGGCGCCGGGGAATCTCGCCGGGGTGAATTTCAGCGAATACGACATGGTTATTCTGGCCGGTGTCCCAACGTTGACGAGCAATTATGTCGATCGGATCAAGGCCGCGGTGGAGCGTGGAACGGGACTGTTTTTGACGTATGGAGTCGGTACGAATGTCGAACGGTTCAACCGGGACTGGTCGAATATAACCGGGGTAACGATAGAGGAACCGGCCAAAACCGAAGTTACCCGGGTAGGTTTTTATTCACTGGCATCGGTAAAAAGCGAACACCCGATTTTTACGGCGTTCGATTCACTCGATCGCAAGCTACCCGACCTCAAATTCTACAGCCTGCCGCGTGTAAAAGCGGCCGATTATGCCGAAACGCTGATGTTATTCAGCGGTAATCGCCCCGGCCTGGTGGAGAGCCGTCTTGGTGAGGGACGGGTGATGACTTTTACGGGACCGATCGATCCGGCCTATTCCGATATCGCCGGGCATGCCTTTTTCGTGCCGCTGGTGGCGCGTGTGGCGGAATATCTGACGGCTCGCATGTCGGAGTTCGAGACTGATCTGAAGGTCGGACAACGGATCGTGCGGGCGGTCGATCTGCATGGGCAATATGAGTTACCACCGACCATGATCGCACCCGATAGTTCCGAGTATCGCCTCTCGGTTGAGGAGAACGACGGTCGCCTGAGCGTCATTCCCGAGCCGGTCAATCTACCCGGCGTATACCGGATCGTTCACATGGGACGGGAAGTGGATCGTTTTGCGTTGAACATGGTACCCTCGGAGGGAAACTTAGCGGCGGTGGATGACGACCGTCTGGCCGGTTCGCTCCATATCAAGAAGTTCCATGCAGTCAGTCCCGGCGCCACGCAGGCCGCGATTACCGAACTGCGTTACGGGCGTGAATTGTGGCAGTTTTTCGTCTGGCTGGCGTTGATCCTGATGGCGGCCGAGATGCTCCTCGGCAGAAGCAGTGGGGCCGAGGAGGAGGCATGA
- a CDS encoding 2-phosphosulfolactate phosphatase yields the protein MKIELYLTPVRSNKVDLKDKTVAVIDVLRCTTTVCAALMAGAKGVIPVAGPGEAGDLWAKLGSELSVLAGERHGVKIENFNLGNSPAEFTPESVGNKIVIMTTTNGTLAFTEVHGAAEVLSCSLVNVSSVARRVAEAGRDLMIVCAGREGHFSIEDTVCGGMLIHLLSTEYKLQPELNDAGSLSLLLYRTNSRAILRAIAQGEHGRFLSSIGFASDIETAADVDSMPVLPIMRDGRLVQF from the coding sequence ATGAAGATCGAACTCTATCTCACGCCGGTTCGCTCCAACAAGGTGGACCTGAAGGATAAGACGGTTGCAGTGATCGACGTGCTGCGTTGTACTACAACCGTCTGCGCCGCACTCATGGCCGGCGCCAAGGGTGTGATTCCGGTAGCAGGGCCCGGTGAGGCGGGTGATCTCTGGGCCAAATTGGGATCGGAATTATCGGTTCTGGCCGGTGAGCGGCACGGGGTGAAGATCGAGAATTTCAATTTGGGTAATTCACCGGCGGAGTTTACCCCGGAATCGGTCGGCAATAAAATCGTCATCATGACAACGACCAACGGCACGCTGGCTTTTACCGAAGTCCACGGCGCGGCCGAAGTGCTTTCATGCAGCCTGGTGAATGTTTCGTCAGTGGCACGCAGAGTAGCCGAGGCGGGACGGGATTTGATGATCGTGTGCGCCGGTCGCGAGGGGCATTTCTCTATTGAGGACACGGTTTGCGGCGGTATGTTGATTCATTTACTCTCGACCGAGTATAAACTTCAGCCGGAGCTGAACGATGCCGGTTCGTTGTCGCTCCTTTTATATCGGACTAACAGCCGAGCGATTCTGCGAGCTATCGCTCAGGGAGAGCATGGTCGTTTTTTAAGTTCTATCGGTTTTGCCTCAGATATCGAGACCGCTGCTGACGTTGACAGCATGCCGGTTCTGCCGATTATGCGCGATGGCCGCCTGGTGCAGTTTTAG
- the gcvT gene encoding glycine cleavage system aminomethyltransferase GcvT: MIKTAFYDYHVAAGAKMVPFAGYNMPVQYKGITLEHMAVRENVGLFDLSHMGEFVVRGEGALDFLQAMTTNNVAALEPGQIQYSCMTMEDGGIVDDLLVYRGVDRYLLVVNAANIDKDFEWLDEHTTNDVELLNISNQISLLAIQGPNAQKVVEPIIEYDLENMKYYTWAQGKVAGCDVMFSRTGYTGEDGFEIYITSEHTDKIWKAVTEQGQKYGMELIGLGARDSLRLEMKMALYGNDIDETTTPIEAGLGWIVDFDKDFLGKDVLLKQKEEKPNRRLVCLELEGKVFPRHGYDILVNGKPAGKVTSGTFSPALKKPIALAYVPRSHAKIGSEVEVQIRNGSYPAKVVKPPFYKEGSHR, translated from the coding sequence CTGATCAAGACAGCCTTCTACGACTATCATGTCGCAGCGGGAGCGAAGATGGTGCCGTTTGCCGGTTACAATATGCCGGTGCAATATAAAGGAATTACGCTTGAGCACATGGCGGTCCGCGAAAACGTGGGCTTGTTCGATTTGTCTCACATGGGTGAGTTCGTAGTGCGAGGCGAAGGCGCCCTGGATTTCCTTCAGGCCATGACAACCAACAACGTAGCAGCGCTCGAACCGGGCCAGATTCAGTACAGTTGTATGACGATGGAAGACGGCGGTATCGTTGACGACCTGCTGGTTTATCGCGGGGTGGATCGGTATTTGTTGGTAGTGAACGCAGCCAATATCGACAAAGATTTCGAGTGGCTGGACGAGCATACTACCAATGATGTCGAGTTGCTCAACATTTCGAATCAGATCAGTCTCCTGGCGATCCAGGGACCTAATGCCCAGAAAGTGGTCGAACCGATTATCGAGTACGATCTGGAAAACATGAAATACTACACTTGGGCGCAGGGGAAAGTGGCCGGCTGTGATGTCATGTTCTCCCGCACCGGTTATACCGGCGAAGACGGTTTCGAAATATATATCACCTCGGAACACACCGATAAGATCTGGAAAGCGGTGACGGAGCAGGGCCAGAAGTATGGAATGGAGTTGATCGGACTCGGGGCGCGCGACTCGCTGCGCCTTGAGATGAAGATGGCGCTGTACGGCAACGATATAGACGAAACCACGACACCAATCGAAGCGGGTTTGGGCTGGATTGTCGATTTCGACAAGGATTTCCTCGGCAAGGATGTCCTTCTCAAGCAGAAGGAAGAAAAACCGAATCGCCGACTGGTCTGTCTCGAGCTCGAGGGCAAGGTATTCCCGCGCCATGGCTATGATATTCTCGTCAATGGCAAACCGGCCGGTAAGGTAACTTCGGGAACGTTCTCACCGGCTCTCAAGAAACCGATTGCACTGGCTTATGTTCCTCGGTCACATGCCAAAATAGGGTCCGAGGTCGAAGTGCAAATACGGAACGGCAGCTATCCGGCTAAGGTGGTCAAACCGCCGTTCTATAAAGAGGGCTCGCATCGGTAA